A stretch of the Conger conger chromosome 3, fConCon1.1, whole genome shotgun sequence genome encodes the following:
- the LOC133123168 gene encoding uncharacterized protein LOC133123168, with translation MNEGSQDVELQYPRGPSIEMYLCICGVLLTLGLILFFSYYGLFIIEFVPQKLCLCHEKSTQTDLSQEKMPSQKRGSPDQIDAINKKLEEPELSHEVVLRCPNVKKSLQQVFECAYSQYILTWYNVPGPRNKQPLYIALKRQFDTLVDRVIRRASDINFSSIAVDSVRILTQHLHNAKQPKIRGQLFSSTTDEIAVLRVFSEALVRNFFPESLTTQDLTRCALNEIVTLKVLQLLVEWLSDPDNLNQLMVSYLDPMTPKNSTDEVQGPQGDDAPSSLGSEAKEAIREGTEDANVKPKKKGVQKLFWK, from the exons ATGAATGAGGGTAGCCAGGATGTCGAACTTCAGTACCCGCGTGGACCTTCGATAGAAATGTACCTCTGTATCTGCGGTGTTCTGTTAACCCTTGGcctaattttgtttttttcgtaCTATGGATTATTTATCATCGAATTCGTGCCGCAGAAACTATGTTTATGTCACGAAAAAAGCACTCAGACGGATCTGTCCCAGGAGAAAATGCCGTCTCAG AAACGTGGCTCTCCGGATCAAATAGATGCTATCAACAAAAAACTGGAAGAACCAGAGCTGTCACATGAAGTAGTCCTACGGTGCCCAAATGTGAAGAAGTCTCTTCAGCAGG TGTTTGAGTGCGCATACTCCCAGTACATTCTGACCTGGTACAATGTCCCCGGGCCCAGGAACAAGCAGCCACTGTATATCGCCCTGAAGAGGCAGTTTGACACACTTGTTGACCGGGTCATAAGGAGAGCCAGCGACATCAACTTTTCTTCTATTGCTGTGGATTCTGTTCGAATCCTCACCCAGCACCTACACAATGCCAAGCAGCCTAAAATTAG AGGCCAGCTCTTCAGCTCCACGACAGATGAGATTGCAGTCCTCAGGGTGTTTTCTGAAGCTCTGGTGCGCAACTTCTTCCCTGAGTCCCTCACAACCCAGGACCTGACTCGCTGTGCCCTTAATGAAATTGTGACTTTAAAAG TGCTGCAGCTGTTGGTGGAATGGCTGTCAGACCCAGATAACCTGAATCAGCTAATGGTGAGTTACCTGGATCCCATGACCCCAAAGAACTCCACGGATGAGGTGCAGGGGCCGCAGGGAGACGATGCACCCTCCTCATTGGGCAGTGAGGCCAAAGAAGC CATAAGAGAGGGTACTGAAGATGCAAATGTCAAACCCAAAaagaaaggtgtgcaaaagctGTTCTGGAAGTGA
- the LOC133123938 gene encoding uncharacterized protein LOC133123938: MKEKFVRVQKFFGKITPTKRKRKKKACDKMACRALPDELDGPIARPALFQQKFDSVEGDCESSTSSFQEDQTEFKLFYEMWCISCWTVSVKQVQEKDGELSFTISLEEASKPEGLNWNVSKSQTDIRLFYCCLQDRANLPSIAELLESTENTMNDKFKQQASATLEAFLQELVKDSQLGQSTEVFRFLCPLEQLLTEESNGEVWSLLRNMAYFMTQMDGEEEDVGAPGPAQLGDPGTEAMGPEGLAETEAETEAEGEAEDEDEDEDEEADLTGSCDGRRRFTAVSGRPPSAGSGDSGDSSGGLEEAPLFQAARLPVTCQSEDDPPGRESHSRQDDGGQQYDCTDGLCLPTKAKYRERVEQPNKKELDRSGKGRHDVNKAIIDLLKEISGNGIIISAIEVILKLKYSRRWLIWFLNKINRTEPQIASYIDMLRKKQWPGGVPVDSGPGQTRTSEQKRETEVRAHQLINSSSIPFFLKIDVDAVFKIFQDTKENKKLIYMLLSFLLRELMPGESSLNVLNSPA, translated from the exons ATGAAGGAAAAATTTGTGCGTGTGCAAAAATTTTTTGGGAAAATTACACctaccaaaagaaaaagaaaaaaaaaagcctgcgATAAGATGGCCTGCCGTGCTCTGCCTGACGAGCTAGATGGGCCCATTGCCCGCCCAGCTTTGTTCCAACAAAAATTTGACAGC GTGGAAGGAGACTGTGAAAGCAGCACTTCCTCTTTCCAGGAGGACCAGACTGAGTTCAAGCTGTTCTATGAAATGTGGTGCATCAGCTGCTGGACAGTGTCTGTCAAACAA GTGCAGGAGAAGGATGGTGAATTAAGCTTCACCATTAGCCTGGAGGAGGCCAGTAAACCTGAAGGTCTGAACTGGAATGTGAGTAAGTCCCAGACGGACATCCGACTGTTCTACTGCTGTCTGCAG GACCGTGCTAACCTGCCCTCTATAGCAGAGCTGTTGGAAAGCACAGAGAACACCATGAACGACAAGTTTAAACAACAAGCCTCAGCAACCCTGGAGGCCTTCTTACAG gaGCTGGTTAAAGACAGCCAGCTGGGCCAGAGTACAGAAGTCTTTAGGTTTCTGTGCCCTCTAGAGCAGCTGCTAACTGAGGAGTCTAATGGGGAAGTGTGGAGTCTGCTGAGGAACATGGCATACTTCATGACCCAAATGgacggggaggaggag GATGTCGGCGCACCAGGTCCAGCACAATTAGGTGACCCTGGCACAGAGGCCATGGGGCCTGAAGGGCTGGCTGAGACGGAGGCTGAGACAGAGGCTGAGGGTGAggctgaggatgaggatgaggatgaggatgaggaagcAGACTTGACGGGAAGCTGTGACGGCCGTCGCCGGTTTACTGCCGTCTCGGGCAGACCGCCGTCTGCGGGCTCTGGAGACTCTGGAGACAGCAGCGGAGGCCTGGAGGAGGCACCTCTATTCCAGGCAGCGCGTCTGCCAGTCACATGCCAGTCTGAGGATGATCCTCCAGGAAGGGAATCGCATTCCCGACAAGATGATGGAGGCCAGCAATATGACTGTACCGATGGCCTCTGTCTCCCCACAAAGGCGAAGTACAGAGAAAGGGTAGAGCAACCAAACAAGAAAGAACTTGACCGATCTGGCAAGGGGCGGCACGATGTCAACAAAGCCATCATTGATCTGTTGAAAGAAATATCAG GTAATGGAATTATCATTAGCGCAATTGAGGTTATATTGAAGTTGAAATATTCGAGAAG GTGGTTGATCTGGTTCCTGAATAAGATAAACCGCACAGAGCCCCAGATTGCCTCTTACATTGACATGCTCAGGAAGAAGCAGTGGCCTGGTGGGGTGCCAGTGGACTCGGGGCCTGGCCAAACCCGAACCAGCGAGCAGAAGAGAGAAACCGAAGTCCGAGCTCATCAGCTCATCAATAGCA GTTCAAttcctttctttttaaagaTTGATGTTGACGCAGTTTTTAAGATCTTCCAGGACACCAAGGAGAACAAAAAGCTGATTTAT ATGTTGCTGTCATTTCTGTTGAGGGAGCTAATGCCTGGAGAATCATCTCTGAATGTTCTGAACAGTCCTGCATAG
- the ube2a gene encoding ubiquitin-conjugating enzyme E2 A: MSTPARRRLMRDFKRLQEDPPAGVSGAPSENNIMVWNAVIFGPEGTPFEDGTFKLTIEFTEEYPNKPPTVRFVSKMFHPNVYADGSICLDILQNRWSPTYDVSSILTSIQSLLDEPNPNSPANSQAAQLYQENKREYEKRVSAIVEQSWRDC; the protein is encoded by the exons atgTCAACACCAGCAAGACGGCGTTTGATGAGAGATTTTAAAAG GCTTCAAGAAGACCCCCCAGCTGGAGTTAGTGGGGCGCCATCTGAAAACAATATAATGGTCTGGAATGCAGTAATATTCGG GCCAGAGGGAACGCCATTTGAAGATG gaACTTTCAAGCTCACAATAGAATTCACAGAAGAATATCCAAATAAACCCCCAACAGTTCgttttgtttccaaaatgtttcATCCAAATG TCTATGCAGATGGTAGTATATGTTTGGATATTCTTCAGAACCGGTGGAGTCCAACCTATGATGTTTCTTCAATCTTAACCTCTATACAG TCTCTGCTGGACGAGCCGAATCCAAACAGCCCGGCTAACAGCCAAGCGGCCCAGCTGTACCAGGAGAACAAGAGGGAATATGAGAAGAGGGTATCTGCCATCGTGGAACAGAGTTGGCGTGATTGTTGA
- the nkrf gene encoding NF-kappa-B-repressing factor, which yields MAEGIDVGEMPSFQLVPSSEAKKRPISSDGREEPMRKMPVSKFGPRPRFEPVHFVSSGTTGSSGTDEKENEKERRRGEMNSVRQRDFESLSSYGGRSSYASPGSSSFSQSATPYSSDSWARRRDRDRDREVAASTSSGLGFGSRGCSSNFMARTQQDYSARYEAHGARQSDSSFQARRFEDFRGGSRSGGSWDSGRQGLGFGHQDRPSSSRAFSRVYSSPGDSSPTSQSGSGSSQSAPVSYATLDEKHRLIARVAAAMAVTFKDPTSMSGPDTPNYNFILSRSIQACKTNPEYIYVNLKDIPPSDLPKNRKVPSDGYACELRCQCVYLSTGYSGSKNGARDRASEQAVKLFLKPVEVRIVQRKYRHSYVNDMVVCQMHSPTPAFLPALRNPEDKPPPSSKGQYEHDRRKHWTEFVIVDNAHDAICILNNSAAFNRMKIDYRFDHVPNTSVWQCSVYLQDELVAQATGNKKTSKHAAAEEALRKLRLNQAAKQHEQQQQFSRGNHHHSEPSAGRFGGGHPFGRKKHLSELVILENSDNAICIINDTAQFNKVSADYKFMVLPDHRWRCEVYLEGQYVAAGIGPKKTVKHIAAEEALATLRQTQAVVKSNLRKEGNVDAISRNQILARSGEEATRQEIKEDNIGNQLLRKMGWKGGGLGREGEGIAEPIKVKEQFSREGLGLDADKPGNQLSKRDIEEIIRNYASSDRQDDLRFSTELNNDERKQIHQISQKYGLRSKSYGQGRQRFLIVSRKVHKDQLIGQLLQEGQVGRYELVKPQASH from the exons ATGGCAGAAGGGATTGATGTCGGCGAGATGCCCTCTTTCCAGCTGGTTCCCAGTTCTGAAGCAAAAAAGAGGCCGATTTCATCTGATGGCA GGGAAGAGCCTATGAGGAAGATGCCTGTGTCCAAGTTTGGTCCTCGACCCCGGTTCGAGCCTGTGCACTTTGTCAGCAGTGGCACTACTGGCAGCAGTGGCACGGACGAGAAGGAGAACGAAAAGGAGCGCCGGAGGGGCGAGATGAACAGCGTGCGACAGAGGGACTTTGAGAGCCTGTCGTCTTACGGCGGCAGGTCGTCGTACGCCTCCCCCGGCTCGTCCTCTTTTTCCCAGAGCGCCACGCCGTACTCGTCCGACTCGTGGGCCCGCCGGAGGGACCGGGACCGTGACCGCGAAGTGGCCGCCAGCACCTCTAGCGGCCTGGGTTTCGGGAGTCGAGGGTGCTCCTCGAACTTCATGGCGAGGACGCAGCAGGACTACTCGGCCCGATACGAGGCGCACGGCGCCCGGCAGTCGGACTCCTCTTTTCAGGCTCGTAGGTTTGAGGACTTTCGGGGAGGCAGCCGCTCCGGAGGCAGCTGGGACTCGGGCCGTCAGGGCTTGGGCTTCGGGCACCAGGACAGGCCCTCTTCCAGCAGGGCTTTTAGCAGGGTCTACAGCAGCCCTGGGGACAGCAGCCCAACCTCCCAGTCGGGATCTGGCTCCTCCCAGTCTGCCCCCGTCTCCTATGCTACGCTGGACGAGAAGCATAGGCTGATCGCCAGGGTAGCGGCAGCCATGGCCGTCACTTTCAAAGACCCTACGTCCATGAGCGGCCCCGACACGCCAAACTACAACTTCATATTGAGCCGCAGTATCCAGGCCTGCAAAACCAACCCGGAGTACATCTACGTCAACCTGAAGGACATCCCGCCTTCGGACCTGCCCAAGAACAGGAAGGTGCCCTCCGATGGCTATGCCTGTGAGCTTAGGTGccagtgtgtgtacctgtccaCCGGGTACTCTGGCAGTAAGAATGGGGCCCGGGACCGGGCATCTGAGCAGGCTGTCAAGCTCTTCTTGAAGCCCGTGGAGGTGCGGATCGTGCAGCGCAAGTACCGGCATTCCTACGTCAACGACATGGTGGTGTGCCAGATGCACTCCCCGACCCCGGCCTTCCTGCCGGCGCTACGCAACCCCGAGGACAAGCCGCCGCCCAGCTCCAAGGGCCAGTACGAGCACGACCGCCGCAAGCACTGGACCGAGTTCGTCATCGTGGACAACGCCCACGACGCCATCTGCATCCTCAACAACTCTGCCGCCTTCAATCGGATGAAGATCGACTACCGGTTCGACCACGTCCCCAACACCAGCGTCTGGCAGTGCAGCGTGTACTTGCAGGACGAGCTGGTGGCCCAGGCGACCGGGAACAAAAAGACCTCCAAGCACGCGGCTGCGGAGGAGGCCCTGAGGAAGCTTCGCCTCAACCAGGCAGCCAAGCAGCacgagcagcagcagcagttctcCAGGGGGAACCACCACCACTCGGAGCCCTCGGCCGGCCGCTTTGGGGGCGGCCACCCCTTCGGCAGGAAGAAGCACCTCAGCGAGCTGGTCATCCTGGAGAACTCCGACAACGCCATTTGCATCATCAACGACACGGCGCAGTTCAACAAGGTGTCCGCCGACTACAAGTTCATGGTGTTGCCGGACCACCGCTGGAGGTGCGAGGTGTACCTGGAGGGCCAGTACGTGGCGGCCGGCATCGGACCCAAGAAGACCGTGAAGCACATCGCCGCGGAGGAGGCCCTGGCCACGCTCAGGCAGACGCAGGCCGTGGTGAAGTCCAATCTGAGGAAGGAGGGCAACGTCGACGCCATCTCCCGGAACCAGATCCTGGCCCGCTCTGGGGAGGAAGCCACCCGGCAGGAGATTAAGGAGGACAACATCGGGAACCAGCTGCTGCGCAAGATGGGCTGGAAGGGAGGCGGGCTGGGCCGGGAGGGCGAGGGCATCGCCGAGCCCATCAAGGTCAAAGAGCAGTTCTCCCGGGAGGGGCTGGGCCTGGACGCGGACAAGCCCGGGAACCAGCTCAGCAAGCGCGACATCGAGGAGATCATCCGCAACTACGCCAGCTCGGACCGGCAGGACGACCTGCGCTTCTCCACGGAGCTCAACAACGACGAGCGCAAGCAGATCCACCAGATATCCCAGAAGTACGGCCTGCGCAGCAAGTCCTACGGGCAGGGCCGGCAGCGCTTCCTCATCGTCAGTCGCAAGGTCCACAAGGACCAGCTCATTGGCCAGCTCCTGCAGGAGGGGCAGGTGGGCCGGTATGAATTGGTGAAACCTCAGGCCTCGCACTGA